In Oceanibaculum nanhaiense, the following proteins share a genomic window:
- a CDS encoding gamma-glutamylcyclotransferase: MRNDDFLQSPLFRSADPEGRAHRLFDYRAPYEGDAWVFGYGSLMWDPGFPHIEAVPARLQGYHRRFCVYSYRYRGTPEKPGLVLGLDRGGACNGIAYRVAASDLADISTYLWHREMGNGVYRAAPRRLRLDGGEIDALCFVANPANPQYAGHLDRLQVTAIVSHAVGGRGACREYLLNTLERLRAMGLRDRSLLAVARLVTALDEGRMAVPALPPAPADPEHF, translated from the coding sequence ATGCGCAACGATGATTTCCTGCAGTCGCCGCTGTTCCGCTCCGCCGACCCCGAGGGCCGGGCGCACCGCCTGTTCGATTACCGCGCGCCGTACGAAGGCGATGCCTGGGTGTTTGGCTATGGTTCGCTGATGTGGGATCCGGGCTTTCCCCATATCGAGGCGGTACCGGCGCGGCTGCAGGGCTATCACCGGCGGTTCTGCGTCTATTCCTACCGCTATCGCGGCACGCCGGAAAAGCCGGGGCTGGTGCTGGGGCTGGACCGCGGCGGGGCGTGCAATGGCATCGCCTACCGGGTAGCGGCGTCGGACCTTGCCGATATCTCGACCTATCTGTGGCACCGCGAGATGGGCAATGGCGTCTATCGCGCCGCCCCCCGCCGGCTTCGCCTGGACGGCGGGGAGATCGACGCGCTGTGCTTTGTCGCCAATCCGGCGAACCCGCAATATGCCGGCCATCTCGACCGGTTGCAGGTGACCGCTATCGTCTCCCACGCCGTCGGTGGGCGCGGGGCGTGCCGGGAGTATCTCCTCAACACGCTGGAGAGGCTACGGGCGATGGGGCTGCGCGACCGCTCGCTGCTGGCGGTGGCGCGGCTGGTCACGGCGCTGGATGAGGGCCGGATGGCGGTGCCGGCATTGCCGCCGGCGCCCGCCGATCCGGAGCATTTCTAA